One part of the Sporosarcina ureae genome encodes these proteins:
- a CDS encoding IS30 family transposase, which yields MVAQLENTIQNRKNKHLSAFERGQIEALHKEGHTNREIGRRLGRVHQTIANELKRGTTTQLKTGRTSYTAYFAETGQAIYERNRLQCGAKSKLLIANEFVNFACDKILNQDWSPDAVVGFTSRQEEWKDRPTVSMKTLYNYIDLDVLRVRNIDLPMKLRRNTKVKRIRRNCRILGMSIAERPIEIDNRQEFGHWEIDTVEGQKSDDNALLTLVERKTRNYYAILLDDQDHDSVDFAINQLRQDFGELFSQVFKTITSDNGSEFSNLTKSLQGVTDVYFARPYAPYERGSNERHNGLLRRYIPKGKAISDYSTESIQRIYQTLNQLPRKILNYRQPSVLFEEELARLA from the coding sequence ATAGTGGCACAACTTGAGAATACCATACAAAACCGTAAAAATAAACACCTGTCAGCTTTTGAGCGCGGTCAAATCGAAGCGCTTCACAAGGAAGGGCACACCAACCGTGAGATCGGTAGGCGCTTAGGACGCGTTCATCAAACCATCGCTAATGAATTAAAGCGTGGAACTACTACCCAGCTCAAAACTGGGCGCACATCCTATACTGCCTATTTCGCTGAAACCGGACAGGCGATATATGAACGAAATCGACTTCAGTGTGGCGCAAAAAGTAAGTTGCTTATAGCCAATGAATTTGTCAATTTCGCGTGTGACAAAATCTTAAATCAAGACTGGTCACCAGATGCAGTCGTCGGGTTTACAAGCCGTCAAGAAGAGTGGAAAGACCGACCTACTGTGTCCATGAAAACCCTTTATAACTACATTGATTTAGACGTATTACGCGTGCGAAACATAGACTTGCCGATGAAACTGAGACGGAACACCAAAGTGAAACGCATCCGAAGAAACTGTCGTATTCTGGGAATGAGTATCGCTGAACGTCCTATTGAAATTGATAACCGTCAAGAATTCGGTCATTGGGAAATTGATACAGTAGAAGGACAAAAGTCTGATGACAACGCGTTATTGACGCTTGTTGAACGTAAAACGAGAAACTATTATGCCATCCTCCTAGATGATCAAGATCATGATTCAGTGGACTTTGCGATCAATCAGCTACGACAGGATTTTGGCGAGCTGTTTTCTCAAGTGTTTAAAACGATTACGTCGGATAACGGCAGCGAGTTTTCTAATCTGACAAAGAGTCTTCAAGGTGTCACAGACGTCTATTTCGCTCGTCCATACGCACCGTATGAAAGAGGATCTAACGAGCGACACAATGGTCTTCTCAGACGATATATTCCTAAAGGAAAAGCAATTTCTGATTACTCCACAGAGTCTATTCAACGTATTTACCAGACACTAAATCAGTTGCCCAGGAAGATTTTGAACTATCGACAGCCATCCGTTCTGTTTGAAGAAGAGTTAGCTAGGTTAGCATAG
- a CDS encoding YitT family protein, with protein MRKQHKKETVGHLLRRYLFISIGVVVTAIALDLFLIPNSVIDGGIIGIALILNFITGIPFGILILILNLPFLFFGYKHIGKNFFISSSYAIALLAIVEFPLKNVGPFVTDSLLATVFGGLLLGAGVGTIIRNGGALDGTEILGILLTKKIPYSVGEFVMFFNLFIFGWAGFVLGPEKAMYSIITYYIASKAIDIVIQGLDETKAVFIISDEYEELGEAIRLRLGRSITKLHGRGGYTDNEKDVIYIVVTRLEISKLKQITTDIDPSAFLTIMNTQETHGATFKSPIH; from the coding sequence ATGAGAAAACAACATAAAAAAGAAACAGTAGGTCATTTACTCAGACGCTATTTATTCATTTCGATTGGTGTTGTGGTCACGGCAATAGCACTAGACTTATTTTTAATTCCTAACTCTGTAATAGATGGGGGAATTATTGGAATTGCTCTTATATTAAACTTCATTACCGGTATTCCATTCGGGATTTTAATATTAATTCTGAATTTACCGTTCTTGTTTTTTGGCTATAAACATATCGGGAAAAACTTCTTTATCTCTTCATCTTATGCGATCGCTTTACTGGCAATTGTAGAGTTTCCACTTAAAAATGTAGGTCCTTTCGTTACCGATTCTTTACTTGCGACAGTTTTTGGAGGTTTATTACTAGGTGCGGGTGTCGGAACCATTATACGTAATGGCGGTGCGTTGGACGGAACGGAGATTCTTGGAATTCTACTGACTAAAAAGATTCCATACAGTGTCGGAGAATTCGTCATGTTCTTCAACCTCTTCATCTTCGGTTGGGCTGGCTTTGTTCTTGGACCAGAAAAAGCTATGTATTCAATCATTACATATTATATCGCTTCTAAAGCGATCGACATTGTCATACAAGGGCTGGATGAAACGAAAGCGGTCTTTATTATCTCGGATGAATATGAAGAACTTGGGGAAGCGATTCGTCTCCGACTTGGTCGTAGCATCACGAAGTTGCACGGTCGTGGTGGCTATACAGATAATGAAAAAGATGTCATCTATATCGTAGTGACTAGACTAGAGATATCAAAGCTGAAGCAAATCACTACCGATATAGACCCTTCCGCATTCCTGACCATTATGAATACACAGGAAACGCATGGAGCAACTTTCAAGTCACCCATACATTAA
- the fdhD gene encoding formate dehydrogenase accessory sulfurtransferase FdhD has product MEQQQQRSVIRFQNGNVFEKEDQVAVEYAVTIKLNNQEFATIVCTPEYIEDMTVGFLASEGVVPKWEQIKDIRLDVENGFIHVDTDKVYPFFEQLQNKRYITSCCGMSRQGFIFASDALTAKKMDRISVQLTPVQIFSLMNDMEEQADMFRHTGGVHNAALCAPDQLLLSRMDIGRHNALDKIYGHCLKNDITVRDKIIVFSGRISSEILLKVAKIGCEIVLSKSAPTELALTLAEDLGITTVGFIRGESFNVYTHAERICMDIS; this is encoded by the coding sequence ATGGAGCAGCAACAACAACGATCCGTTATTCGATTCCAAAATGGAAATGTATTTGAAAAAGAAGATCAAGTAGCCGTAGAATATGCTGTTACAATAAAACTAAATAACCAAGAATTCGCTACGATTGTTTGTACACCGGAATATATCGAGGATATGACAGTAGGTTTTCTAGCTTCAGAAGGTGTCGTTCCAAAATGGGAGCAAATTAAAGACATACGCTTGGATGTAGAAAACGGATTTATTCATGTCGATACGGATAAAGTGTATCCATTCTTTGAGCAGTTACAAAATAAGCGTTATATTACTTCCTGTTGTGGAATGAGTAGACAAGGATTTATTTTCGCAAGTGATGCGCTAACGGCAAAAAAGATGGATAGAATTTCTGTCCAACTTACACCGGTGCAAATATTTTCCTTGATGAATGACATGGAAGAACAAGCTGATATGTTCCGTCATACTGGCGGCGTACACAATGCTGCTTTGTGCGCACCTGATCAATTACTGCTTTCACGAATGGATATCGGAAGGCATAATGCACTGGATAAAATTTATGGACACTGTCTGAAGAACGATATTACTGTTCGCGATAAGATTATTGTCTTCAGTGGACGAATCTCCTCTGAAATTTTACTAAAAGTAGCTAAGATTGGATGTGAAATTGTATTATCCAAGTCTGCACCTACCGAATTAGCCTTGACTTTGGCAGAAGATTTAGGAATAACGACAGTAGGATTCATACGTGGGGAATCATTTAACGTATACACACACGCCGAACGAATTTGTATGGATATCTCTTAA
- the purU gene encoding formyltetrahydrofolate deformylase, with product MSTQSKITTHLVEQSAALKNIGRLLVKCSDKPGIVSAVSTFLLQHKANIVESSQYSTDPEGGMFYLRIEFHLDNLLDKKEEFEADFKKIANQHELDYSFSYAVELKRTAIFVSKEPYCLMELLWEWYNGDLNTDIVVVISNHEDARAMVESYGIPFHYIPANKDIRKDVERQQVQLMEEYKVDVLVLARYMQILTPEFVSHFPNQIINIHHSFLPAFIGARPYERAFGRGVKLIGATSHYVTNDLDEGPIIEQDIERVDHRDDIVQLKKIGRTIERRVLARAVKWHLEDRVIVENNKTIVFQ from the coding sequence ATGTCAACCCAAAGTAAAATCACAACACATTTAGTAGAACAATCCGCAGCATTAAAAAATATCGGCAGACTGTTAGTGAAATGCTCCGATAAACCAGGAATCGTATCTGCTGTTTCAACATTTTTGTTGCAACATAAAGCAAATATCGTAGAGTCTAGCCAATATTCAACCGATCCTGAAGGCGGCATGTTCTATCTGCGTATCGAATTCCACTTAGACAATTTATTGGATAAAAAAGAAGAATTTGAAGCAGATTTTAAGAAAATCGCAAATCAGCACGAGCTCGACTACAGCTTTTCCTATGCAGTGGAACTAAAGCGCACCGCTATTTTCGTATCAAAAGAACCTTACTGCTTAATGGAGTTGCTGTGGGAATGGTACAATGGCGATTTGAATACGGACATCGTTGTTGTCATTAGTAATCATGAAGATGCACGCGCTATGGTCGAGTCATATGGAATTCCGTTCCACTACATTCCAGCGAATAAAGATATTCGCAAAGATGTTGAGCGGCAGCAAGTACAGCTGATGGAAGAATACAAAGTAGATGTTTTGGTACTAGCACGATATATGCAAATTCTAACTCCAGAGTTTGTCAGTCACTTCCCGAATCAAATCATCAATATTCACCATTCATTCTTACCAGCATTTATCGGCGCGCGTCCTTACGAGAGAGCCTTTGGACGTGGTGTGAAATTAATCGGTGCAACGTCCCACTATGTGACGAATGATTTGGATGAAGGTCCAATCATCGAGCAAGACATAGAGCGTGTAGATCACCGTGATGATATCGTGCAATTGAAGAAGATTGGCCGTACGATTGAGCGACGTGTGCTGGCGCGTGCAGTGAAGTGGCATCTTGAAGATCGAGTGATAGTAGAGAATAATAAAACTATTGTCTTCCAATAA
- a CDS encoding PrkA family serine protein kinase, whose amino-acid sequence MLDIIRQLHNYRKEENQLKWEGTFLEYLNLIKERKEVAQTAHSRIYEMIKSAGIEKKDGKKVYNFFDQELYGLEESIERLVEEYFHPAAKRLDVKKRVLLLMGPVSGGKSTIVSMLKRGLEAFSRTDEGAVYAIKGCPMHEDPLHLIPESLRKSFLEEYGIRIEGSLSPLNQLRVDEEFGGKIENVIVERILFSEDRRVGIGTFTPSDPKSQDIADLTGSIDFSTIAEFGSESDPRAYRFDGELNIANRGMMEFQEMLKLDEKFLWHLLSLTQEGNFKAGRFALISADELIVAHTNETEYRSFISNKKNEALHSRMIVIPVPYNLKVSAEEKIYEKMIRDSDIAHVHIAPHALRVAAIFSVLTRLKASKKQGIDRLKKLRLYDGQNVEGFNDADAEELKNEFIDEGMDGIDPRYVINRISSAIIRKEVPSINALDVLRSLKDGFDQHASISSEDRDTYMNYISMARKEYDEIAKKEVQKAFVYSYEESAKTLMDNYLDNVEAYCNKNKLRDPLTGEEINPDEKLMRSLEEQIGISENAKKAFREEILIRISAYARKHQRFDYRSHDRLREAIQKKLFADLKDVVKITTTSATPDETQLKKMNEVVARLVDEHGYNSVSANELLRYVGSLLNR is encoded by the coding sequence ATGTTGGATATTATTCGTCAGTTGCATAATTATCGCAAAGAAGAAAATCAGTTAAAATGGGAAGGTACATTCCTAGAGTATTTAAATTTAATAAAAGAGCGTAAAGAAGTGGCACAAACTGCTCATTCCCGTATTTATGAAATGATAAAAAGTGCAGGTATTGAAAAGAAGGACGGTAAGAAAGTCTATAATTTCTTTGATCAAGAGTTATATGGTTTAGAAGAGTCCATCGAACGATTAGTAGAAGAGTATTTTCATCCGGCAGCAAAGCGTTTAGATGTTAAAAAACGCGTATTGTTACTAATGGGACCTGTCAGTGGTGGTAAATCTACTATCGTTTCGATGTTAAAACGCGGACTCGAAGCCTTTTCACGTACAGACGAAGGGGCGGTATATGCTATCAAAGGATGTCCAATGCATGAGGATCCATTGCATTTGATTCCCGAATCTTTAAGGAAGTCATTCCTTGAAGAATATGGTATACGAATTGAAGGTAGTTTATCGCCTCTGAATCAATTGCGTGTTGACGAAGAATTTGGGGGTAAGATTGAAAATGTGATAGTAGAACGTATCTTATTTTCAGAGGATCGTCGAGTAGGAATTGGAACATTCACACCTTCCGATCCAAAGTCACAGGATATTGCCGATTTGACTGGGAGCATAGACTTCTCGACTATTGCTGAATTTGGTTCCGAATCGGATCCGCGTGCTTATCGATTTGATGGGGAATTGAATATAGCAAATCGTGGCATGATGGAATTCCAAGAAATGCTGAAACTTGATGAAAAGTTTCTTTGGCATTTATTGTCCTTAACCCAGGAAGGGAATTTCAAGGCAGGCCGCTTTGCGCTGATTAGTGCAGATGAACTAATTGTCGCACATACGAATGAGACGGAATATCGTTCATTCATCAGCAATAAAAAGAACGAAGCGCTTCACTCTAGAATGATTGTCATTCCAGTTCCGTACAATCTGAAAGTGAGTGCTGAAGAAAAAATCTATGAAAAAATGATACGTGATAGTGATATAGCTCACGTGCACATCGCACCACATGCGCTGCGCGTAGCTGCTATTTTTTCTGTTCTTACGCGTTTGAAAGCATCGAAGAAACAAGGTATTGATCGTTTGAAAAAGCTACGTTTGTATGATGGTCAGAATGTCGAAGGCTTCAACGATGCAGACGCAGAAGAACTAAAGAACGAATTTATCGATGAAGGTATGGACGGAATTGATCCACGCTACGTCATCAACCGTATTTCTTCTGCTATCATTCGAAAAGAAGTCCCTAGCATTAACGCGCTGGATGTATTGCGTTCATTAAAAGACGGCTTTGATCAGCATGCCTCTATTTCGTCCGAGGATCGTGACACCTATATGAACTATATTTCTATGGCGCGTAAAGAGTATGATGAAATTGCGAAAAAAGAAGTCCAGAAAGCTTTCGTGTATTCCTATGAAGAGTCCGCTAAAACATTGATGGATAATTATTTGGATAACGTCGAAGCATATTGCAATAAAAACAAATTACGCGATCCACTTACAGGTGAAGAAATTAATCCAGATGAAAAGTTGATGCGTTCCCTAGAAGAGCAAATAGGTATTTCGGAGAATGCAAAAAAAGCATTCAGAGAAGAGATTTTAATCCGTATCTCCGCATACGCGAGGAAACACCAGCGCTTTGATTATCGCTCCCACGATCGCTTGCGTGAAGCAATTCAGAAAAAGCTTTTCGCTGATCTAAAGGACGTTGTGAAGATCACTACGACTTCTGCCACACCAGATGAAACGCAGCTGAAGAAAATGAATGAAGTAGTAGCGCGTTTAGTAGATGAACACGGCTACAACTCCGTCTCGGCAAATGAACTGTTGCGGTACGTGGGAAGTTTATTGAATAGATAA
- a CDS encoding DUF1641 domain-containing protein produces the protein MAAPITSIKREERSELEIQQEKLAELQKQIAEQEESLQKIMEITGELHKIGALDALQAMLHSKEKITGIALGQVSREPVTNMLNNLMAGAGVLTALDPVTIQQLSKSIQKGVSEAEQGNEEGQKTGVLQLMKSINDPDINRALTFGMNFLKGMGKGLENKSE, from the coding sequence ATGGCGGCACCAATTACTTCTATTAAAAGAGAAGAACGATCTGAACTAGAAATTCAGCAGGAAAAATTGGCCGAACTGCAGAAACAGATTGCAGAACAAGAAGAGTCTTTGCAGAAGATCATGGAAATTACAGGAGAACTGCATAAGATTGGCGCGTTAGACGCATTGCAAGCCATGCTTCATTCGAAAGAAAAAATCACGGGTATCGCTTTAGGGCAAGTTTCAAGGGAGCCAGTTACGAATATGTTAAATAATCTGATGGCGGGAGCTGGAGTATTAACCGCATTAGATCCAGTAACTATTCAGCAACTTTCTAAAAGTATACAAAAGGGAGTATCTGAAGCTGAGCAAGGAAATGAAGAAGGACAGAAAACAGGTGTTCTTCAATTGATGAAATCCATCAATGATCCAGATATTAACCGTGCGTTAACATTCGGTATGAACTTCCTAAAAGGAATGGGTAAAGGTTTAGAAAATAAATCAGAGTAA
- the yhbH gene encoding sporulation protein YhbH, which yields MEENQKSRFVVTEENWSLHRKGHQDQQRHLDKINEVLKSNLPDLISEENIILSNGNDMVKIPIRSLDEFKIRYNHDKSKHVGQGKGDSAVGDVVAQGEKQAQPGDGKEAGDQPGEDIYETEVSIEELEEMFFKELELPDLEQKEQSVTTIEDIDFTDIRKKGLIGNIDKKRTLLSAIKRNAMNGKAEVAPILEDDLRFKTWNPVEKPQSKAVVIAMMDTSGSMGKFEKYMARSFFFWMTKFLRTKYETVEIEFIAHHTEAKVVTEENFFNKGESGGTRCSSAYSKALEVIRESYPPASYNIYSVHFSDGENMTSDNKKCLEHVDELLAISNMFGYAEVNEHRRMSTLMSAYKSIEHPKFNYYILQKNRDVYYALKKFFEKRTEGLR from the coding sequence GTGGAAGAAAATCAGAAAAGTCGATTCGTTGTCACTGAAGAAAATTGGTCTCTCCATCGCAAAGGTCACCAGGATCAGCAACGCCATCTGGATAAAATAAACGAAGTATTAAAAAGTAATCTACCTGACTTAATCAGTGAAGAGAACATTATCCTTTCAAACGGAAATGACATGGTGAAAATACCGATTCGCTCATTGGATGAATTTAAAATTAGATACAACCATGATAAGTCCAAGCACGTTGGCCAAGGTAAAGGGGATAGTGCAGTAGGAGATGTCGTAGCACAAGGAGAAAAACAAGCACAACCTGGCGATGGGAAAGAAGCTGGTGATCAGCCAGGCGAAGATATCTATGAAACCGAAGTTTCGATTGAAGAATTAGAAGAGATGTTCTTTAAAGAGCTGGAATTACCAGACTTGGAACAAAAAGAACAGTCTGTCACAACCATTGAAGATATCGATTTCACGGATATTCGTAAAAAAGGTTTAATCGGAAATATTGATAAAAAAAGAACATTATTATCGGCTATTAAACGTAATGCAATGAATGGAAAAGCAGAAGTTGCACCGATTTTGGAAGATGATCTACGATTTAAAACATGGAATCCCGTGGAAAAACCACAATCTAAAGCGGTAGTCATTGCCATGATGGATACTAGTGGTTCAATGGGGAAATTTGAGAAATATATGGCACGTAGTTTCTTTTTTTGGATGACGAAGTTTTTACGGACAAAGTATGAAACTGTAGAAATCGAATTCATTGCGCATCATACAGAAGCGAAGGTAGTGACAGAAGAAAACTTTTTTAATAAAGGAGAAAGTGGCGGTACGAGATGTTCATCTGCCTATAGTAAAGCACTGGAAGTCATCAGGGAGTCTTATCCCCCTGCAAGTTATAATATATACTCCGTGCATTTTTCAGATGGGGAGAATATGACGAGTGATAATAAGAAGTGTCTGGAACACGTGGATGAATTATTAGCAATATCCAATATGTTCGGCTACGCAGAGGTCAATGAACATCGAAGAATGTCCACATTAATGTCTGCGTATAAATCCATTGAACATCCTAAATTTAATTACTATATTTTACAGAAAAACCGTGACGTTTACTATGCACTTAAGAAGTTTTTCGAAAAGCGAACGGAGGGATTACGCTGA
- a CDS encoding DUF2294 domain-containing protein, with amino-acid sequence MKKVHEFNDIIRKLRKDLFGKGPERIHTIFIDNMAVSTLYGNLTPTEKFIAGTQDGKEMVHRARTSMIQEVYKKEPPAGLEELVEAKFVHLFSDFKIDDDIAVSVFLFDRSID; translated from the coding sequence ATGAAAAAAGTTCATGAATTTAACGATATTATCCGCAAACTACGGAAAGATTTATTTGGCAAAGGCCCAGAACGTATTCATACTATATTTATTGATAATATGGCAGTTTCTACGCTCTATGGTAATTTGACTCCGACGGAAAAGTTCATCGCTGGAACACAAGACGGGAAAGAAATGGTGCACCGCGCACGGACTAGCATGATTCAAGAAGTCTATAAAAAAGAACCACCTGCTGGATTGGAAGAATTGGTTGAAGCAAAATTTGTACATTTATTTAGCGATTTTAAAATTGATGATGATATTGCCGTATCAGTTTTTTTATTTGATCGTTCGATTGATTGA
- the fdhF gene encoding formate dehydrogenase subunit alpha: MSISINDKIFDFQPGATLIQIINANKIEHPQICYLPEVDPIQTCDTCIVEVNGELTRACSTQAVDGMDVKLASPRAKEAQTEAMDRILENHLLYCTVCDNNNGNCKVHNTVALMEVEEQKYPYEPKCSKDEVDLTHPFYRYDPNQCIACGQCVEVCQNLQVNETLSIDWERDRPIVLWDGGAKINDSSCVGCGHCITVCPCNALMEKTMLGEAGFMTKMGDDLMEPMVDLIKDVEPGYSSIMAISDVEAAMRESKIDKTKTVCTFCGVGCSFEVWTKDRTILKIQPVSDAPVNQISTCVKGKFGWDFVNSEERITTPLIRKGDEFVEASWEEALDLVAKNLGEIRDEHGSDGIGVISSSKITNEENYVIQKFARQVFGTNNVDNCSRYCQSPATDGLFRTVGMGGDAGTIKDIAKAGLVIIVGANPAEGHPVLATRVKRAHKLHGQKLIVADLRKHEMAERADIFMTPQQGTDQVWLMAVTKYLIDQGWHDQQFIEENVHHFDEFTDVLNRYTLEYAEKVTGISKEVLIHTAEMIRDADGTCILWGMGVTQNTGGSDTSAAISNLLLATGNYRRPGAGAYPLRGHNNVQGACDMGSLPGWLPGYQHITDDAARQKFEQAYGVEIDNKPGLDNIQMLHSIDEGVMKGMYIVGEDMALVDSNANYVHDVLSKLDFLVVQDIFFSRTAQYANVILPAVPSLEKDGTFTNTERRVQRLYKALPNKGDSRQDWWIIQEVANRLGANWNYTHPGDIFAEMTSLSPMFSGASYDMLEDWGSFLWGSLQGESTPLLYTDGFNFADKKARFALSDWIEPVKFPEEFDLHINNGRMLEHFHEGNMTNKSEGIQEKVPNIFVEVSPELAKERGVVTGTYVRLISPYGAVKLPAVVTDRVRKNELFLPMNSVNKESAINFLTGPATDERTNTPAYKQTKVRMEVLEKQGENPLPKSNHRDKKRHPQNGVEVQRKWNRPGYVQLTDQ, translated from the coding sequence ATGTCTATTTCAATCAATGATAAAATTTTCGACTTCCAACCAGGGGCAACACTCATTCAGATCATCAATGCAAATAAAATAGAGCACCCTCAAATCTGTTATTTGCCTGAAGTTGACCCGATCCAGACATGTGATACGTGCATAGTCGAAGTGAATGGTGAATTAACACGTGCTTGCTCGACACAAGCAGTCGATGGCATGGATGTTAAATTAGCGTCTCCACGTGCAAAAGAAGCACAAACGGAAGCAATGGATCGGATTTTAGAAAACCATTTACTCTATTGTACTGTTTGTGACAACAATAATGGGAACTGTAAAGTACATAATACTGTGGCACTTATGGAAGTGGAAGAACAAAAATATCCGTACGAACCAAAATGTTCAAAAGACGAAGTGGATTTAACTCATCCTTTTTATCGCTACGACCCGAATCAATGTATTGCTTGTGGTCAGTGCGTAGAAGTCTGTCAAAACTTGCAAGTGAACGAGACACTTTCTATCGACTGGGAACGCGACCGACCGATTGTTCTATGGGATGGCGGCGCCAAGATCAATGATTCGTCTTGCGTAGGGTGCGGCCATTGTATTACGGTTTGTCCATGTAATGCTCTGATGGAAAAAACTATGCTTGGAGAAGCAGGGTTTATGACGAAGATGGGCGACGATTTGATGGAGCCTATGGTGGATCTAATAAAGGATGTAGAGCCTGGGTACAGCAGTATTATGGCCATTTCCGATGTTGAAGCAGCGATGCGTGAATCAAAAATTGATAAAACGAAAACAGTATGTACATTCTGTGGAGTTGGCTGTTCATTTGAAGTATGGACGAAAGATCGTACAATATTAAAAATACAACCTGTTTCCGATGCACCGGTCAACCAGATTTCAACGTGTGTCAAGGGAAAATTCGGCTGGGATTTTGTAAATAGTGAAGAACGCATTACCACACCCCTTATTCGTAAAGGGGATGAATTTGTAGAAGCCTCATGGGAAGAAGCATTGGATTTGGTCGCGAAAAACCTTGGCGAGATCCGTGACGAGCATGGAAGTGACGGAATTGGCGTCATATCTTCATCTAAAATTACTAACGAAGAGAATTATGTCATTCAAAAGTTCGCGCGCCAAGTATTCGGTACTAATAACGTAGATAACTGTTCGCGTTATTGCCAATCACCTGCAACGGACGGATTGTTCCGTACAGTAGGAATGGGTGGCGACGCTGGAACTATTAAAGATATTGCTAAAGCAGGCTTAGTTATTATTGTGGGAGCAAACCCTGCAGAAGGGCATCCCGTTCTTGCGACACGTGTAAAGCGTGCGCATAAGCTACACGGCCAAAAGTTAATCGTAGCCGATCTTAGAAAGCATGAAATGGCGGAGCGTGCTGATATCTTCATGACACCTCAACAAGGTACTGATCAAGTATGGCTGATGGCAGTCACGAAATATTTAATTGATCAAGGTTGGCATGATCAGCAATTCATTGAAGAGAATGTGCATCATTTTGATGAATTTACTGATGTCTTGAATCGCTATACACTCGAATATGCAGAAAAAGTAACAGGTATTTCAAAAGAAGTTTTGATTCATACTGCAGAAATGATTCGCGATGCTGATGGTACATGTATCTTATGGGGAATGGGTGTTACACAAAATACAGGTGGTTCTGATACATCCGCCGCAATTTCGAATCTATTGCTGGCAACAGGAAATTACCGTCGTCCAGGTGCAGGCGCATATCCTTTACGTGGACACAATAACGTACAAGGTGCATGTGATATGGGAAGCTTACCTGGTTGGTTGCCTGGCTATCAGCATATTACAGACGATGCAGCACGACAGAAATTTGAACAAGCTTATGGTGTAGAAATAGATAACAAACCTGGTCTAGACAATATTCAAATGCTTCATTCGATTGATGAGGGCGTTATGAAAGGTATGTACATTGTAGGAGAAGATATGGCCCTCGTAGATTCCAATGCGAACTATGTTCACGATGTATTATCCAAACTCGACTTCCTAGTTGTACAAGACATTTTCTTCTCACGTACAGCACAGTATGCAAACGTCATTTTGCCTGCAGTGCCGTCCCTTGAAAAAGATGGTACGTTCACCAATACGGAACGTCGCGTCCAACGACTATATAAAGCATTGCCGAATAAAGGAGACTCCCGTCAGGATTGGTGGATCATCCAAGAAGTTGCGAATCGTTTAGGGGCAAACTGGAATTATACGCATCCAGGCGACATTTTTGCTGAGATGACTAGTTTAAGTCCTATGTTCTCAGGCGCTTCTTACGACATGTTGGAAGATTGGGGCAGTTTCCTTTGGGGCAGTCTACAAGGCGAAAGTACACCACTTCTTTATACGGATGGATTTAATTTCGCAGATAAGAAAGCACGCTTTGCATTATCCGATTGGATTGAACCAGTTAAATTCCCTGAAGAATTTGATCTTCATATTAACAATGGGCGAATGTTGGAACATTTCCATGAAGGGAATATGACGAATAAATCTGAAGGAATCCAAGAGAAGGTTCCTAATATATTTGTGGAAGTTTCTCCTGAACTGGCAAAAGAACGCGGGGTAGTAACAGGTACTTATGTAAGGCTGATCTCACCATATGGAGCTGTAAAATTGCCAGCAGTCGTCACAGATAGGGTGCGGAAAAATGAATTGTTCTTACCGATGAACTCAGTTAATAAGGAATCAGCGATTAACTTCTTAACAGGACCGGCTACAGATGAACGCACAAATACTCCGGCGTACAAGCAGACGAAAGTTCGCATGGAAGTGCTTGAAAAACAAGGCGAGAATCCTCTGCCAAAGAGTAATCACCGCGATAAGAAGCGTCATCCGCAAAATGGCGTGGAAGTACAGCGTAAATGGAATCGACCAGGATACGTCCAATTAACAGATCAATAA